A region of Micromonospora sp. WMMD882 DNA encodes the following proteins:
- a CDS encoding GNAT family N-acetyltransferase yields MVEVRRAGVGDVDELVRLRRVMLAGMSGREPDSGPWEETAVTTLRERLAGPEPSMAAYVVDRPDESGRLAACAVGVIERRLGGPDNPRGEIGYVFNVATDPTYRRRGCSRAVLTALLDWFRRRDVTRIDLVATPDGAPLYRELGFQDSPSPMLRLTR; encoded by the coding sequence GTGGTCGAGGTGCGGCGGGCAGGCGTCGGGGACGTGGACGAGCTGGTGCGGCTACGCCGGGTGATGCTGGCCGGCATGTCCGGCCGGGAGCCGGATTCCGGGCCCTGGGAAGAGACCGCCGTTACCACGCTGCGGGAACGGCTGGCCGGACCGGAGCCGTCGATGGCCGCGTACGTGGTGGACCGGCCGGACGAGTCGGGCCGGCTGGCGGCCTGCGCCGTCGGCGTGATCGAACGTCGGCTGGGCGGCCCGGACAATCCCCGTGGCGAGATCGGGTACGTCTTCAACGTGGCGACCGATCCGACGTACCGCCGACGTGGCTGCTCGCGGGCGGTGCTGACCGCCCTGCTGGACTGGTTCCGTCGGCGTGACGTCACGCGGATCGACCTGGTGGCCACGCCGGACGGCGCGCCCCTCTACCGCGAGCTGGGTTTCCAGGACTCCCCGTCCCCCATGCTCCGGCTCACGCGCTGA
- the glgB gene encoding 1,4-alpha-glucan branching protein GlgB — protein MDQLIAGTAHDPHALLGAHAADGRTTVRTLRRGAGRVTLLVGGARHEMRRTHDAGVFEVTVPGTVSDYRVEVDGVEHDDPYRHLPTLGELDLHLIGEGRHERLWEALGARAHDGGVAFAVWAPNARGVRVVGEFTGWGPDDGWPMRSLGSSGVWELYVPGAAVGHRYKYRILGADGRWRDKADPMAAYAEVPPATASVVHRSTHRWGDAEWLARRARRQPHQEPMSVYEVHLGSWRPGLGYRELAEQLTAYVTELGFTHVEFMPVMEHPFGGSWGYQVTGYYAPTSRFGDPDAFRHLVDTLHRAGIGVLLDWVPAHFPKDEWALARFDGTPLYEHPDPRRGEHPDWGTYVFDFGRREVRNFLVANALYWLDEFHVDGLRVDAVASMLYLDYSRGEGQWAPNQHGGRENLEAIAFMQEVNATVYKHHAGVVMIAEESTAWPGVTRATSGGGLGYGFKWNMGWMHDTLLYTSKDPIYRQHHHHQLTFSLAYAFSENYVLPISHDEVVHGKGSLVAKMPGDTWQKLANVRALLAYMWAHPGKQLLFMGCELGDEREWSEERGLDWYLLHDPARAGVQRLVKDLNAVYRATPALWAQDTDPAGFRWIAGDDVVNNTASFVRIAPDGSTLVCVVNFSARPLPDYRVGLPSGGVWTEVVNTDAHHYGGSGVGNLGRVRAESVPWHGLPASAALQVPPLGALWLRPA, from the coding sequence ATGGACCAGTTGATCGCCGGTACGGCGCACGACCCGCACGCCCTGCTGGGGGCGCACGCCGCCGACGGCCGCACCACCGTCCGTACCCTGCGCCGGGGCGCGGGACGGGTGACCCTGCTGGTGGGCGGGGCCCGGCACGAGATGCGCCGCACGCACGACGCGGGCGTCTTCGAGGTCACCGTGCCGGGCACGGTGAGCGACTACCGGGTCGAGGTGGACGGGGTCGAGCACGACGACCCGTACCGGCATCTGCCCACCCTGGGTGAGCTGGACCTGCACCTGATCGGCGAGGGTCGGCACGAGCGGCTGTGGGAGGCCCTCGGCGCGCGGGCCCACGACGGCGGGGTGGCGTTCGCGGTGTGGGCGCCGAACGCGCGGGGCGTGCGGGTGGTCGGCGAGTTCACCGGCTGGGGCCCGGACGACGGTTGGCCGATGCGCTCGCTGGGCTCCAGCGGGGTGTGGGAGCTGTACGTGCCGGGGGCCGCCGTCGGGCACCGCTACAAGTACCGGATCCTCGGCGCGGACGGGCGGTGGCGGGACAAGGCCGACCCGATGGCCGCGTACGCGGAGGTGCCGCCGGCCACCGCGTCGGTGGTGCACCGGTCGACCCACCGGTGGGGTGACGCCGAGTGGCTGGCGCGGCGGGCGCGGCGGCAGCCGCACCAGGAGCCGATGAGCGTGTACGAGGTGCACCTGGGCTCGTGGCGGCCGGGCCTGGGCTACCGGGAGCTGGCCGAGCAGTTGACCGCGTACGTGACCGAGCTGGGGTTCACGCACGTGGAGTTCATGCCGGTGATGGAGCACCCGTTCGGCGGCTCGTGGGGTTACCAGGTCACCGGCTACTACGCGCCGACGTCCCGGTTCGGTGACCCGGACGCGTTCCGGCACCTGGTGGACACCCTGCACCGGGCGGGGATCGGGGTGCTGCTGGACTGGGTGCCGGCGCACTTCCCGAAGGACGAGTGGGCCCTGGCGCGGTTCGACGGCACCCCGCTGTACGAGCACCCCGACCCGCGCCGCGGCGAGCACCCCGACTGGGGCACGTACGTCTTCGACTTCGGCCGTCGGGAGGTGCGTAACTTCCTGGTCGCCAACGCGCTGTACTGGCTGGACGAGTTCCACGTGGACGGGCTACGGGTGGACGCGGTGGCGTCCATGCTCTACCTGGACTACTCCCGGGGTGAGGGGCAGTGGGCCCCCAACCAGCACGGCGGTCGGGAAAATCTTGAGGCGATCGCCTTCATGCAGGAGGTCAACGCCACCGTCTACAAGCACCACGCCGGCGTGGTGATGATCGCCGAGGAGTCGACGGCGTGGCCGGGGGTGACCCGGGCGACCAGCGGCGGCGGGCTCGGGTACGGCTTCAAGTGGAACATGGGTTGGATGCACGACACCCTGCTCTACACGTCGAAGGACCCGATCTACCGGCAGCACCACCACCATCAGCTCACCTTCTCGCTGGCGTACGCGTTCAGCGAGAACTACGTGCTGCCGATCAGCCACGACGAGGTGGTGCACGGCAAGGGCTCGCTGGTCGCCAAGATGCCCGGCGACACCTGGCAGAAGCTGGCGAACGTGCGGGCGCTGCTGGCGTACATGTGGGCGCACCCGGGCAAGCAGTTGCTGTTCATGGGCTGTGAGCTGGGTGACGAGCGGGAGTGGAGCGAGGAGCGCGGCCTGGACTGGTACCTGCTGCACGATCCGGCGCGGGCCGGCGTGCAGCGGCTGGTCAAGGACCTGAACGCGGTGTACCGGGCCACCCCGGCGCTGTGGGCGCAGGACACCGACCCGGCCGGCTTCCGCTGGATCGCCGGGGACGACGTCGTCAACAACACCGCGTCGTTCGTGCGGATCGCCCCGGACGGCTCGACCCTGGTGTGCGTGGTGAACTTCTCCGCCCGCCCGCTGCCCGACTACCGGGTCGGCCTGCCGTCCGGCGGCGTCTGGACGGAGGTCGTCAACACCGACGCCCACCACTACGGCGGCTCGGGCGTGGGCAATCTGGGCCGGGTGCGGGCGGAGAGCGTCCCCTGGCACGGTCTGCCGGCTTCGGCCGCCCTCCAGGTGCCGCCGCTGGGCGCGCTCTGGCTCCGCCCCGCCTGA